From the Motacilla alba alba isolate MOTALB_02 chromosome Z, Motacilla_alba_V1.0_pri, whole genome shotgun sequence genome, one window contains:
- the AUH gene encoding methylglutaconyl-CoA hydratase, mitochondrial isoform X3 gives MAAAALGGLGLLRARLKLAAAATSAALGRTGHRASPLRGGVAAAALPSTGRSYGSQAKEEEELRVRYLDDEHKGIVVLGLNRSHAKNALSKNLVKMMSKAVDALKSDKKVRTVVFRSEVPGIFCAED, from the exons atggcggcggcggcgctgggcgGGCTCGGCCTCCTGCGCGCCCGGCTCAAGCTCGCAGCCGCAGCGACCTCCGCCGCCCTCGGCCGAACCGGCCACCGCGCGTCCCCGCTGCGCGGAGGCGTCGCCGCCGCCGCTCTCCCCTCGACCGGGAGGAGCTACGGCTCCCAGGcgaaggaagaggaggagctcCGCGTCCGGTACCTGGATGATGAGCACAAAG gaATTGTGGTGCTTGGATTAAACAGATCTCATGCCAAGAATGCACTTAGCAAAAATCTTGTTAAAATG ATGtcaaaagctgtggatgctttGAAATCCGATAAGAAAGTACGAACTGTTGTGTTCCGGAGTGAAGTCCCGGGGATATTCTGTGCTG AAGACTGA